One window of the Thiovulum sp. ES genome contains the following:
- a CDS encoding FAD/FMN-dependent dehydrogenase (PFAM: FAD binding domain; FAD linked oxidases, C-terminal domain~TIGRFAM: glycolate oxidase, subunit GlcD) encodes MIEKKDLENLEKIVGKENIYSDKAHLIAYSYDATRTRFEPDAVVFPRNEEDVSGVLKYCNEKKIAIVPRGAGSGFTGGSLPKSGGIVLALEKHMNKILEIDMENMVAVVQPAVINMDLQKSVEAKGLFYPPDPASENYSTIGGNVSENAGGMRAAKYGITKDYVMAIRAVLPNGEIIRAGKRTIKDVAGYNIAGILIASEGTLAVITEITMKLLSKPKLSKTAMGIFPSVDDAMNAVFKTMASGVTPVAMEFLDKLTIEAVEEKFQKGLPKDAGAILVTDVDGDLEEDLKIQLDTIERVFKENGATELKIAKNDEEAKDIWFARRNASQAISIYGSKKINEDVTVPRSKLPETLRKFGEIGEKYDLKIPCFGHSGDGNIHTNVMIDGKNPDEVERGYKAIEEVFQATIDLGGTLSGEHGIGMAKAPYMKMAFTDAEMELFRSIKKAFDPNNILNPDKMGL; translated from the coding sequence ATGATAGAGAAAAAAGATTTAGAAAACCTAGAAAAGATTGTGGGCAAAGAGAATATCTATTCAGACAAGGCTCACCTCATCGCTTATTCTTACGATGCAACTCGAACTCGTTTTGAGCCTGATGCGGTTGTTTTTCCACGAAATGAAGAAGATGTTAGTGGAGTTTTAAAATATTGTAATGAGAAAAAAATCGCAATTGTTCCACGAGGAGCAGGTAGCGGTTTTACAGGCGGTTCGCTTCCAAAAAGTGGCGGAATTGTTCTTGCACTTGAAAAGCACATGAACAAAATTCTTGAAATCGATATGGAAAATATGGTGGCTGTGGTTCAACCTGCTGTTATCAATATGGATTTACAAAAATCAGTGGAGGCAAAAGGTCTTTTTTATCCTCCAGACCCTGCGAGTGAAAACTATTCGACAATTGGAGGAAATGTTTCTGAAAATGCGGGTGGAATGAGAGCTGCAAAATATGGAATTACAAAAGATTATGTCATGGCAATTCGGGCTGTTTTACCAAATGGTGAAATTATTCGAGCAGGAAAACGGACAATTAAAGATGTCGCAGGATATAACATTGCGGGAATTCTGATAGCGAGTGAGGGAACTCTTGCAGTCATCACAGAAATCACAATGAAACTTCTCTCAAAACCAAAACTGTCTAAAACAGCGATGGGAATTTTTCCAAGTGTTGATGATGCTATGAATGCCGTGTTTAAAACAATGGCAAGTGGAGTAACACCTGTTGCTATGGAGTTTTTGGACAAATTGACAATTGAGGCAGTTGAAGAAAAGTTCCAAAAAGGTTTGCCAAAAGATGCGGGTGCAATTCTTGTTACTGATGTTGATGGCGACTTGGAAGAGGATTTAAAAATTCAGCTTGACACAATTGAGCGAGTTTTTAAGGAAAATGGTGCGACGGAATTGAAAATTGCAAAAAATGATGAAGAGGCAAAAGATATTTGGTTTGCTCGACGGAATGCAAGTCAAGCTATCTCAATTTACGGAAGCAAAAAGATAAATGAAGATGTAACAGTTCCGCGAAGCAAATTACCTGAAACTCTCCGAAAATTTGGTGAAATTGGTGAAAAATATGATTTGAAAATTCCATGTTTTGGACACTCGGGCGACGGCAATATTCACACAAATGTTATGATTGATGGCAAAAATCCCGATGAGGTCGAACGAGGTTACAAAGCAATTGAAGAAGTTTTTCAAGCTACAATTGATTTAGGCGGAACTCTTTCAGGCGAACACGGAATTGGAATGGCAAAAGCCCCATATATGAAAATGGCTTTTACCGATGCAGAAATGGAACTTTTCCGAAGTATCAAAAAAGCATTTGACCCAAACAATATTTTAAATCCAGATAAAATGGGACTTTAA
- a CDS encoding putative permease (PFAM: Domain of unknown function DUF20), whose product MNAKYFLGIILFFSIYWLLILFEPFLLTMLLAVLFSIATSTLYNKLTIFFKSEFWGAFISTIVLALLFFAPIGYFIYQAVVFFSSINPKYVDVISVPTPNDFISFIPDYLDSIKGDVKEFLISINIAQIEKDILRYLIGIVGESVIFFKDSLLIIIFYFFVQFYRNKLVRYFKRIIPLSAQDTVSLFKEISVVMGTVFYSIVVNAALQGGLFSIIMSYYGYNPLLFGILYGFSSLIPVIGGMLMWLPILIYEFSNGNFANGIIIMIYSIVIIAFVADTIIKPAVIRYIHLRVMNSQVYVNELLIFFSMIAGLSTFGFWGMILGPAIMTLFLSLVKLYEKMYKKTDRLIKMSLRSEKKT is encoded by the coding sequence GTGAATGCAAAATACTTTTTAGGAATTATTCTATTTTTCAGTATTTATTGGCTCTTAATACTTTTTGAGCCTTTTCTTTTAACAATGCTTCTTGCTGTTCTTTTTTCAATAGCAACTTCAACTTTATATAACAAACTAACAATTTTTTTCAAGTCTGAATTTTGGGGAGCATTTATATCAACAATTGTTTTAGCTCTGCTATTTTTTGCACCAATCGGATATTTTATTTATCAGGCAGTAGTATTTTTTAGCAGTATAAACCCGAAATATGTTGATGTTATTTCTGTTCCGACTCCAAATGATTTCATATCTTTTATTCCAGACTATTTAGATTCAATAAAAGGAGATGTCAAAGAGTTTTTGATTTCTATAAATATTGCACAAATAGAGAAAGACATATTAAGATATTTGATTGGAATTGTTGGGGAAAGTGTAATATTTTTCAAAGATTCACTTCTTATTATTATATTCTACTTTTTTGTTCAGTTTTATAGAAACAAACTTGTTCGATACTTTAAAAGAATAATTCCACTATCAGCACAGGACACGGTTTCGCTTTTTAAAGAAATATCAGTTGTTATGGGAACTGTTTTTTATTCAATTGTTGTAAATGCTGCCTTGCAAGGCGGACTTTTTTCAATAATTATGTCTTACTACGGATATAATCCACTTCTGTTTGGAATTCTTTACGGTTTTTCATCTCTTATTCCTGTTATCGGTGGAATGCTTATGTGGTTGCCGATTTTAATTTACGAATTTTCAAATGGGAATTTTGCAAACGGTATAATAATTATGATTTACTCAATAGTTATAATTGCATTTGTTGCCGATACAATAATAAAACCTGCTGTTATTAGATATATTCATTTGAGAGTTATGAACAGTCAAGTTTATGTCAATGAACTATTAATCTTCTTTTCAATGATTGCTGGTTTATCAACTTTTGGATTTTGGGGAATGATTTTAGGACCAGCAATAATGACTCTTTTCTTATCGCTTGTCAAACTCTATGAAAAAATGTATAAAAAAACAGATCGCTTAATTAAAATGAGCTTAAGATCAGAAAAAAAAACCTAA
- a CDS encoding Zn-dependent hydrolase, glyoxylase (PFAM: Metallo-beta-lactamase superfamily), producing the protein MEIKKAPMGDYQTNCYILDFGEFQFVIDSGVGSADWVEKDAKNPVAVLLTHGHFDHVFDAEKISEKFNIPIYIHKGDEMLLQNDPFGRFSGFKSFKSVNFVEGKIEIHGIEILFHLFSGHTEGSCVIEIENSLFVGDLIFRGSIGRFDLPTSNREKMVESLKRFIETFSENAPIYTGHGENTFLEIEKRNLQNLI; encoded by the coding sequence ATGGAAATTAAAAAAGCTCCGATGGGAGATTATCAAACAAATTGTTATATTTTAGACTTTGGTGAATTTCAATTTGTTATAGATAGTGGTGTTGGTTCAGCTGATTGGGTTGAAAAAGATGCAAAAAATCCAGTTGCAGTTTTGCTAACTCATGGGCATTTCGATCATGTTTTTGATGCTGAAAAGATTTCTGAAAAATTCAATATTCCTATCTACATTCACAAAGGAGACGAAATGCTTTTGCAAAATGATCCATTTGGTCGTTTTTCTGGATTTAAATCTTTTAAAAGTGTGAATTTTGTTGAAGGTAAAATTGAAATACATGGAATTGAAATTTTATTTCATCTTTTTTCTGGACATACAGAAGGGAGTTGTGTAATTGAGATTGAAAATTCTCTTTTTGTTGGGGATTTGATTTTCAGGGGTTCAATTGGTCGTTTTGATTTACCAACTTCAAACCGTGAAAAAATGGTGGAGAGCTTGAAAAGATTTATTGAGACTTTTTCAGAAAATGCACCAATTTACACAGGGCATGGGGAAAATACTTTTTTAGAGATTGAAAAGAGAAACTTGCAAAACTTGATTTAG